Proteins from a genomic interval of Bombyx mori chromosome 8, ASM3026992v2:
- the LOC101736088 gene encoding putative polypeptide N-acetylgalactosaminyltransferase 9 isoform X4, which yields MKLTNMKYYSMFFLRRRTLILKAVLILTALWFMIALLTTNGGSRNAIGAQPVEYEDAEAKPLKMAKPTSTRRKSESYGNNLSDGLGVLAAPGSDNAPGELGKPVVLPKNLTEETKQAVAEGWKKNAFNQYVSDLISIRRKLPDPRDEWCKQPGRYLEDLPQTSVVICFHNEAWSVLLRTVHSVLDRSPAHLIKEIILVDDFSDMPHLMQQLDDYMSSLPKVRIVRATRREGLIRARLIGARYVTAPILTYLDSHCECTEGWLEPLLDRIARNKTTVVCPVIDVIDDNTLEYHYRDSSSVNVGGFDWNLQFNWHPVPSKERAKHQNTAEPVWSPTMAGGLFAIDKEFFEKLGTYDNGFDIWGGENLELSFKTWMCGGTLEIVPCSHVGHIFRKRSPYKWRTGVNVLKKNSVRLAEVWLDDYAKYYYQRVGNDKGDYGDVSSRKTLRKNLGCKSFEWYLKNIYPELFIPGESVAHGEIANPPSTMCIDSAAGPEDMKKPVNLWPCHGEYGNQYWMYSKNGEIRRDETCLDYSGHDVVLYPCHGAKGNQLWLYDPNTKLLKHGSSEKCMAISRNKDKITMETCKESEDRQKWTMENFNAERLSPELIAEIQ from the exons atgaaattaacaaATATGAAATACTACAGCATGTTCTTCTTGAGGAGGCGAACCCTGATACTGAAAGCTGTTCTCATACTGACAGCTTTATGGTTTATGATAGCCCTGTTAACTACAAATGGCGGTTCACGGAACGCTATTGGCGCTCAGCCAGTTGAATACGAGGATGCTGAAGCGAAACCGTTGAAAATGGCCAAACCTACGTCGACAAGAAGGAAGAGTGAATCGTATGGCAACAATCTCTCGGACG GTCTAGGCGTGTTAGCTGCGCCCGGTTCGGACAATGCTCCCGGTGAACTTGGCAAACCAGTCGTACTGCCAAAGAACTTAACCGAAGAAACAAAACAGGCTGTCGCCGAGGGCTGGAAAAAGAACGCATTCAATCAATATGTGAGCGATCTTATATCGATCAGGAGGAAATTACCGGATCCTAGAGATGAGTG GTGCAAGCAACCTGGAAGGTATTTGGAAGATTTACCACAGACCTCGGTCGTAATATGCTTCCACAATGAAGCGTGGTCAGTGTTGTTGAGAACTGTGCATTCGGTTTTGGACCGATCACCAGCGCATCTGATCAAAGAAATCATACTTGTTGATGATTTTTCTGATATGC CACACTTGATGCAGCAACTGGACGATTATATGTCGTCACTCCCCAAGGTTAGAATAGTAAGAGCAACACGCCGTGAAGGCTTAATCAGGGCCAGATTGATCGGCGCCCGATACGTGACCGCCCCTATTCTAACCTATCTCGACAGTCATTGCGAATGTACTGAAG GTTGGCTGGAGCCCCTTCTTGATAGGATCGCGCGTAACAAAACGACCGTCGTCTGTCCTGTCATTGATGTAATTGATGACAATACTCTGGAGTATCACTATAGGGATTCTTCATCTGTCAACGTTGGTGGTTTCGACTGGAATTTACAGTTTAATTGGCATCCGGTACCATCGAAGGAACGCGCCAAGCATCAGAATACAGCAGAACCGGTTTGGTCTCCGACTATGGCCGGTGGCCTCTTTGCGATTGATAAGGAGTTCTTCGAAAAACTTGGAACCTACGATAACGGATTCGATATTTGGGGCGGTgaaaatttggaattatcttttaAGACGTGGATGTGTGGAGGAACTCTTGAAATTGTGCCGTGCTCTCACGTTGGACATATTTTTAGAAAACGATCTCCATACAAGTGGCGAACAGGagttaatgttttaaaaaagaatTCCGTGAGACTGGCAGAg gTTTGGCTCGATGATTACGCCAAATATTATTATCAACGTGTAGGTAACGATAAAGGGGACTACGGTGATGTCAGCAGCCGCAAAACACTGAGAAAAAATCTCGGCTGCAAATCTTTCGAATGGTACTTGAAAAACATCTATCCGGAATTGTTTATCCCTGGAGAATCGGTTGCTCATGGAGAG ATCGCGAACCCTCCATCGACCATGTGCATTGATTCGGCGGCTGGTCCTGAAGATATGAAGAAACCGGTCAACCTTTGGCCTTGTCACGGGGAATATGGAAACCAG TACTGGATGTATTCGAAAAACGGAGAGATACGTCGCGATGAAACTTGCTTGGACTATTCCGGGCACGATGTTGTATTGTACCCTTGTCACGGTGCTAAGGGAAATCAATTATGGTTGTACGATCCTAAT aCAAAGCTACTAAAACATGGCTCAAGCGAGAAATGCATGGCTATTTCTCGTAATAAGGACAAGATCACCATGGAAACGTGCAAAGAATCAGAAGACAGGCAGAAATGGACAATGGAGAATTTCAATGCTGAGCGCCTCAGTCCAGAACTTATAGCTGAGATCCAGTAG
- the LOC101736088 gene encoding putative polypeptide N-acetylgalactosaminyltransferase 9 isoform X2 — MKLTNMKYYSMFFLRRRTLILKAVLILTALWFMIALLTTNGGSRNAIGAQPVEYEDAEAKPLKMAKPTSTRRKSESYGNNLSDARSRVDWLGRIAGSEGLGVLAAPGSDNAPGELGKPVVLPKNLTEETKQAVAEGWKKNAFNQYVSDLISIRRKLPDPRDEWCKQPGRYLEDLPQTSVVICFHNEAWSVLLRTVHSVLDRSPAHLIKEIILVDDFSDMPHLMQQLDDYMSSLPKVRIVRATRREGLIRARLIGARYVTAPILTYLDSHCECTEGWLEPLLDRIARNKTTVVCPVIDVIDDNTLEYHYRDSSSVNVGGFDWNLQFNWHPVPSKERAKHQNTAEPVWSPTMAGGLFAIDKEFFEKLGTYDNGFDIWGGENLELSFKTWMCGGTLEIVPCSHVGHIFRKRSPYKWRTGVNVLKKNSVRLAEVWLDDYAKYYYQRVGNDKGDYGDVSSRKTLRKNLGCKSFEWYLKNIYPELFIPGESVAHGEIANPPSTMCIDSAAGPEDMKKPVNLWPCHGEYGNQYWMYSKNGEIRRDETCLDYSGHDVVLYPCHGAKGNQLWLYDPNTKLLKHGSSEKCMAISRNKDKITMETCKESEDRQKWTMENFNAERLSPELIAEIQ; from the exons atgaaattaacaaATATGAAATACTACAGCATGTTCTTCTTGAGGAGGCGAACCCTGATACTGAAAGCTGTTCTCATACTGACAGCTTTATGGTTTATGATAGCCCTGTTAACTACAAATGGCGGTTCACGGAACGCTATTGGCGCTCAGCCAGTTGAATACGAGGATGCTGAAGCGAAACCGTTGAAAATGGCCAAACCTACGTCGACAAGAAGGAAGAGTGAATCGTATGGCAACAATCTCTCGGACG CACGATCGCGGGTTGATTGGCTCGGTCGAATCGCTGGGAGCGAAG GTCTAGGCGTGTTAGCTGCGCCCGGTTCGGACAATGCTCCCGGTGAACTTGGCAAACCAGTCGTACTGCCAAAGAACTTAACCGAAGAAACAAAACAGGCTGTCGCCGAGGGCTGGAAAAAGAACGCATTCAATCAATATGTGAGCGATCTTATATCGATCAGGAGGAAATTACCGGATCCTAGAGATGAGTG GTGCAAGCAACCTGGAAGGTATTTGGAAGATTTACCACAGACCTCGGTCGTAATATGCTTCCACAATGAAGCGTGGTCAGTGTTGTTGAGAACTGTGCATTCGGTTTTGGACCGATCACCAGCGCATCTGATCAAAGAAATCATACTTGTTGATGATTTTTCTGATATGC CACACTTGATGCAGCAACTGGACGATTATATGTCGTCACTCCCCAAGGTTAGAATAGTAAGAGCAACACGCCGTGAAGGCTTAATCAGGGCCAGATTGATCGGCGCCCGATACGTGACCGCCCCTATTCTAACCTATCTCGACAGTCATTGCGAATGTACTGAAG GTTGGCTGGAGCCCCTTCTTGATAGGATCGCGCGTAACAAAACGACCGTCGTCTGTCCTGTCATTGATGTAATTGATGACAATACTCTGGAGTATCACTATAGGGATTCTTCATCTGTCAACGTTGGTGGTTTCGACTGGAATTTACAGTTTAATTGGCATCCGGTACCATCGAAGGAACGCGCCAAGCATCAGAATACAGCAGAACCGGTTTGGTCTCCGACTATGGCCGGTGGCCTCTTTGCGATTGATAAGGAGTTCTTCGAAAAACTTGGAACCTACGATAACGGATTCGATATTTGGGGCGGTgaaaatttggaattatcttttaAGACGTGGATGTGTGGAGGAACTCTTGAAATTGTGCCGTGCTCTCACGTTGGACATATTTTTAGAAAACGATCTCCATACAAGTGGCGAACAGGagttaatgttttaaaaaagaatTCCGTGAGACTGGCAGAg gTTTGGCTCGATGATTACGCCAAATATTATTATCAACGTGTAGGTAACGATAAAGGGGACTACGGTGATGTCAGCAGCCGCAAAACACTGAGAAAAAATCTCGGCTGCAAATCTTTCGAATGGTACTTGAAAAACATCTATCCGGAATTGTTTATCCCTGGAGAATCGGTTGCTCATGGAGAG ATCGCGAACCCTCCATCGACCATGTGCATTGATTCGGCGGCTGGTCCTGAAGATATGAAGAAACCGGTCAACCTTTGGCCTTGTCACGGGGAATATGGAAACCAG TACTGGATGTATTCGAAAAACGGAGAGATACGTCGCGATGAAACTTGCTTGGACTATTCCGGGCACGATGTTGTATTGTACCCTTGTCACGGTGCTAAGGGAAATCAATTATGGTTGTACGATCCTAAT aCAAAGCTACTAAAACATGGCTCAAGCGAGAAATGCATGGCTATTTCTCGTAATAAGGACAAGATCACCATGGAAACGTGCAAAGAATCAGAAGACAGGCAGAAATGGACAATGGAGAATTTCAATGCTGAGCGCCTCAGTCCAGAACTTATAGCTGAGATCCAGTAG
- the LOC101736088 gene encoding putative polypeptide N-acetylgalactosaminyltransferase 9 isoform X3, whose translation MKLTNMKYYSMFFLRRRTLILKAVLILTALWFMIALLTTNGGSRNAIGAQPVEYEDAEAKPLKMAKPTSTRRKSESYGNNLSDGLGVLAAPGSDNAPGELGKPVVLPKNLTEETKQAVAEGWKKNAFNQYVSDLISIRRKLPDPRDEWCKQPGRYLEDLPQTSVVICFHNEAWSVLLRTVHSVLDRSPAHLIKEIILVDDFSDMPHLMQQLDDYMSSLPKVRIVRATRREGLIRARLIGARYVTAPILTYLDSHCECTEGWLEPLLDRIARNKTTVVCPVIDVIDDNTLEYHYRDSSSVNVGGFDWNLQFNWHPVPSKERAKHQNTAEPVWSPTMAGGLFAIDKEFFEKLGTYDNGFDIWGGENLELSFKTWMCGGTLEIVPCSHVGHIFRKRSPYKWRTGVNVLKKNSVRLAEVWLDDYAKYYYQRVGNDKGDYGDVSSRKTLRKNLGCKSFEWYLKNIYPELFIPGESVAHGEIRNIGFQKICLDSPTRKSDHHKPVGLYPCHRQGGNQYWMYSKNGEIRRDETCLDYSGHDVVLYPCHGAKGNQLWLYDPNTKLLKHGSSEKCMAISRNKDKITMETCKESEDRQKWTMENFNAERLSPELIAEIQ comes from the exons atgaaattaacaaATATGAAATACTACAGCATGTTCTTCTTGAGGAGGCGAACCCTGATACTGAAAGCTGTTCTCATACTGACAGCTTTATGGTTTATGATAGCCCTGTTAACTACAAATGGCGGTTCACGGAACGCTATTGGCGCTCAGCCAGTTGAATACGAGGATGCTGAAGCGAAACCGTTGAAAATGGCCAAACCTACGTCGACAAGAAGGAAGAGTGAATCGTATGGCAACAATCTCTCGGACG GTCTAGGCGTGTTAGCTGCGCCCGGTTCGGACAATGCTCCCGGTGAACTTGGCAAACCAGTCGTACTGCCAAAGAACTTAACCGAAGAAACAAAACAGGCTGTCGCCGAGGGCTGGAAAAAGAACGCATTCAATCAATATGTGAGCGATCTTATATCGATCAGGAGGAAATTACCGGATCCTAGAGATGAGTG GTGCAAGCAACCTGGAAGGTATTTGGAAGATTTACCACAGACCTCGGTCGTAATATGCTTCCACAATGAAGCGTGGTCAGTGTTGTTGAGAACTGTGCATTCGGTTTTGGACCGATCACCAGCGCATCTGATCAAAGAAATCATACTTGTTGATGATTTTTCTGATATGC CACACTTGATGCAGCAACTGGACGATTATATGTCGTCACTCCCCAAGGTTAGAATAGTAAGAGCAACACGCCGTGAAGGCTTAATCAGGGCCAGATTGATCGGCGCCCGATACGTGACCGCCCCTATTCTAACCTATCTCGACAGTCATTGCGAATGTACTGAAG GTTGGCTGGAGCCCCTTCTTGATAGGATCGCGCGTAACAAAACGACCGTCGTCTGTCCTGTCATTGATGTAATTGATGACAATACTCTGGAGTATCACTATAGGGATTCTTCATCTGTCAACGTTGGTGGTTTCGACTGGAATTTACAGTTTAATTGGCATCCGGTACCATCGAAGGAACGCGCCAAGCATCAGAATACAGCAGAACCGGTTTGGTCTCCGACTATGGCCGGTGGCCTCTTTGCGATTGATAAGGAGTTCTTCGAAAAACTTGGAACCTACGATAACGGATTCGATATTTGGGGCGGTgaaaatttggaattatcttttaAGACGTGGATGTGTGGAGGAACTCTTGAAATTGTGCCGTGCTCTCACGTTGGACATATTTTTAGAAAACGATCTCCATACAAGTGGCGAACAGGagttaatgttttaaaaaagaatTCCGTGAGACTGGCAGAg gTTTGGCTCGATGATTACGCCAAATATTATTATCAACGTGTAGGTAACGATAAAGGGGACTACGGTGATGTCAGCAGCCGCAAAACACTGAGAAAAAATCTCGGCTGCAAATCTTTCGAATGGTACTTGAAAAACATCTATCCGGAATTGTTTATCCCTGGAGAATCGGTTGCTCATGGAGAG ATACGCAATATTGGCTTCCAAAAGATTTGTCTGGACTCTCCAACCCGCAAGTCAGATCACCATAAGCCAGTCGGACTTTACCCGTGCCACCGACAGGGAGGAAATCAG TACTGGATGTATTCGAAAAACGGAGAGATACGTCGCGATGAAACTTGCTTGGACTATTCCGGGCACGATGTTGTATTGTACCCTTGTCACGGTGCTAAGGGAAATCAATTATGGTTGTACGATCCTAAT aCAAAGCTACTAAAACATGGCTCAAGCGAGAAATGCATGGCTATTTCTCGTAATAAGGACAAGATCACCATGGAAACGTGCAAAGAATCAGAAGACAGGCAGAAATGGACAATGGAGAATTTCAATGCTGAGCGCCTCAGTCCAGAACTTATAGCTGAGATCCAGTAG
- the LOC101736088 gene encoding putative polypeptide N-acetylgalactosaminyltransferase 9 isoform X1: protein MKLTNMKYYSMFFLRRRTLILKAVLILTALWFMIALLTTNGGSRNAIGAQPVEYEDAEAKPLKMAKPTSTRRKSESYGNNLSDARSRVDWLGRIAGSEGLGVLAAPGSDNAPGELGKPVVLPKNLTEETKQAVAEGWKKNAFNQYVSDLISIRRKLPDPRDEWCKQPGRYLEDLPQTSVVICFHNEAWSVLLRTVHSVLDRSPAHLIKEIILVDDFSDMPHLMQQLDDYMSSLPKVRIVRATRREGLIRARLIGARYVTAPILTYLDSHCECTEGWLEPLLDRIARNKTTVVCPVIDVIDDNTLEYHYRDSSSVNVGGFDWNLQFNWHPVPSKERAKHQNTAEPVWSPTMAGGLFAIDKEFFEKLGTYDNGFDIWGGENLELSFKTWMCGGTLEIVPCSHVGHIFRKRSPYKWRTGVNVLKKNSVRLAEVWLDDYAKYYYQRVGNDKGDYGDVSSRKTLRKNLGCKSFEWYLKNIYPELFIPGESVAHGEIRNIGFQKICLDSPTRKSDHHKPVGLYPCHRQGGNQYWMYSKNGEIRRDETCLDYSGHDVVLYPCHGAKGNQLWLYDPNTKLLKHGSSEKCMAISRNKDKITMETCKESEDRQKWTMENFNAERLSPELIAEIQ, encoded by the exons atgaaattaacaaATATGAAATACTACAGCATGTTCTTCTTGAGGAGGCGAACCCTGATACTGAAAGCTGTTCTCATACTGACAGCTTTATGGTTTATGATAGCCCTGTTAACTACAAATGGCGGTTCACGGAACGCTATTGGCGCTCAGCCAGTTGAATACGAGGATGCTGAAGCGAAACCGTTGAAAATGGCCAAACCTACGTCGACAAGAAGGAAGAGTGAATCGTATGGCAACAATCTCTCGGACG CACGATCGCGGGTTGATTGGCTCGGTCGAATCGCTGGGAGCGAAG GTCTAGGCGTGTTAGCTGCGCCCGGTTCGGACAATGCTCCCGGTGAACTTGGCAAACCAGTCGTACTGCCAAAGAACTTAACCGAAGAAACAAAACAGGCTGTCGCCGAGGGCTGGAAAAAGAACGCATTCAATCAATATGTGAGCGATCTTATATCGATCAGGAGGAAATTACCGGATCCTAGAGATGAGTG GTGCAAGCAACCTGGAAGGTATTTGGAAGATTTACCACAGACCTCGGTCGTAATATGCTTCCACAATGAAGCGTGGTCAGTGTTGTTGAGAACTGTGCATTCGGTTTTGGACCGATCACCAGCGCATCTGATCAAAGAAATCATACTTGTTGATGATTTTTCTGATATGC CACACTTGATGCAGCAACTGGACGATTATATGTCGTCACTCCCCAAGGTTAGAATAGTAAGAGCAACACGCCGTGAAGGCTTAATCAGGGCCAGATTGATCGGCGCCCGATACGTGACCGCCCCTATTCTAACCTATCTCGACAGTCATTGCGAATGTACTGAAG GTTGGCTGGAGCCCCTTCTTGATAGGATCGCGCGTAACAAAACGACCGTCGTCTGTCCTGTCATTGATGTAATTGATGACAATACTCTGGAGTATCACTATAGGGATTCTTCATCTGTCAACGTTGGTGGTTTCGACTGGAATTTACAGTTTAATTGGCATCCGGTACCATCGAAGGAACGCGCCAAGCATCAGAATACAGCAGAACCGGTTTGGTCTCCGACTATGGCCGGTGGCCTCTTTGCGATTGATAAGGAGTTCTTCGAAAAACTTGGAACCTACGATAACGGATTCGATATTTGGGGCGGTgaaaatttggaattatcttttaAGACGTGGATGTGTGGAGGAACTCTTGAAATTGTGCCGTGCTCTCACGTTGGACATATTTTTAGAAAACGATCTCCATACAAGTGGCGAACAGGagttaatgttttaaaaaagaatTCCGTGAGACTGGCAGAg gTTTGGCTCGATGATTACGCCAAATATTATTATCAACGTGTAGGTAACGATAAAGGGGACTACGGTGATGTCAGCAGCCGCAAAACACTGAGAAAAAATCTCGGCTGCAAATCTTTCGAATGGTACTTGAAAAACATCTATCCGGAATTGTTTATCCCTGGAGAATCGGTTGCTCATGGAGAG ATACGCAATATTGGCTTCCAAAAGATTTGTCTGGACTCTCCAACCCGCAAGTCAGATCACCATAAGCCAGTCGGACTTTACCCGTGCCACCGACAGGGAGGAAATCAG TACTGGATGTATTCGAAAAACGGAGAGATACGTCGCGATGAAACTTGCTTGGACTATTCCGGGCACGATGTTGTATTGTACCCTTGTCACGGTGCTAAGGGAAATCAATTATGGTTGTACGATCCTAAT aCAAAGCTACTAAAACATGGCTCAAGCGAGAAATGCATGGCTATTTCTCGTAATAAGGACAAGATCACCATGGAAACGTGCAAAGAATCAGAAGACAGGCAGAAATGGACAATGGAGAATTTCAATGCTGAGCGCCTCAGTCCAGAACTTATAGCTGAGATCCAGTAG